The following proteins are co-located in the Silene latifolia isolate original U9 population chromosome 1, ASM4854445v1, whole genome shotgun sequence genome:
- the LOC141606719 gene encoding ubiquitin C-terminal hydrolase 12 isoform X3 gives MTMVTQPPLDEDEEMLVPHSDVVVEGPQPMEVAQADANNGTENQAIEEPPTSKFTWTIEHFTRINTKKHYSEAFVVGGYKWRILIFPKGNNVDYLSMYLDVADSQALPYGWSRYAAFSLTVVNQLHQKYSIRKETQHQFNSRENDWGFTSFMPLSELYDPSRGYLANDTVVIEAEVAVRRAMDYWSYDSKKETGCVGLKNQGATCYMNSLLQTLYHIPYFRKAVYHMPTTENDNPANSIPLALQSLFYKLQYNDTSVSTKGLTKSFGWDSYDSFMQHDVQELNRVLCEKLEDKMKGTVVEGTIQMLFEGHHMNYIECVNVDYKSTRKESYYDLQLDVKGCKDVYASFDKYVEVERLEGDNKYHAEEHGLQDAKKGVLFLDFPPVLQLQLKRFEYDFMRDTMVKVNDRYEFPLQLDLDRDDGKYLAPGADRSVRNLYTLHSVLVHSGGVHGGHYYAYIRPTLSDQWFKFDDERVTKEDIKRALEEQYGGEEELPQTNPAFNNTAFKFTKYSNAYMLVYIRESDKDKVVCDVDEKDIAEHLRTRLKKEQEEKEEKRKYKAQAHLYTIIKVARDDDLAEQIGRDIYFDLVDHEKVRSFRIQKQMPFNLFKEEVAKEFGIPVEFQRYWIWAKRQNHTYRPNRPLRPAEEAQPVGQLREASKAGNNVPELKLFLDVEIGLDLRPLPPPDKTKDDILLFFKLYDPEKEELRYVGRLFVKSAGKPVEILAKLNEMAGFAPEEEIDVFEEIKFEPCVMCEHLDKRQSFRQSQLEDGDIICFQKALPIDHEERYRYPDVPSFLEYVHNRQVVHFRSLEKPKEDDFCLELSKINTYDEVVEKVAKQLGLDDPSKIRLTSHNCYSQQPKPQPIKYRGVDHLTDMLAHYQQSSDILYYEVLDIPLPELQGLKNLKVAFHHATKEEVVIHNVRLPKQSTVGDVINELKTKVELSRPDAELRLLEVFYHKIYKIFPPNEKIENINDQYWTLRAEEIPEEEKNLEPHDRLIHVYHFTKDAAQNQMQVQNFGDPFFLVIHEGETLAEIKVRIQKKLRVPDEEFSKWKCAFLSLGRPEYLQDTDIVSSRFQRRDVYGAWEQYLGLEHTDTTPKRAYTANQNRHTYEKPVKIYN, from the exons ATGACTATGGTTACTCAACCTCCCTTAGAT GAGGACGAGGAGATGCTTGTTCCTCATTCCGATGTCGttgtcgaaggacctcagccgaTGGAAG TGGCACAAGCAGATGCTAACAATGGTACTGAGAACCAGGCGATAGAGGAGCCCCCTACGTCAAAGTTCACATGGACTATAGAGCACTTTACTCGGATAAACACGAAGAAGCACTATTCagaggcttttgttgtcggtgGTTACAAATG GCGGATATTGATTTTCCCAAAGGGAAATAATGTAGACTACCTATCAATGTATCTTGATGTTGCGGATTCTCAAGCACTGCCATATGGCTGGAGTAGATATGCTGCCTTTAGCTTAACAGTGGTCAATCAACTTCATCAGAAGTACTCAATAAGAAAAG AGACACAACATCAATTCAATTCCCGAGAGAATGATTGGGGGTTTACATCATTTATGCCTCTAAGTGAGCTGTATGATCCTTCTAGAGGTTATTTGGCTAATGACACTGTAGTGATTGAAGCCGAGGTTGCTGTTCGTCGTGCCATGGATTATTGGTCATATGACTCGAAGAAGGAGACGGGTTGTGTTGGCCTTAAGAATCAAGGAGCAACATGCTACATGAATTCACTTCTGCAAACTCTTTACCATATTCCTTACTTTAGAAAG GCTGTGTATCATATGCCAACAACTGAGAATGATAACCCCGCTAACAGCATCCCATTGGCCTTGCAAAGTTTATTCTACAAGCTGCAATATAATGATACTAGTGTCTCAACCAAAGGGTTGACGAAGTCGTTTGGTTGGGACTCATACGATTCCTTCATGCAACATGACGTGCAAGAACTAAATAGAGTTCTCTGCGAGAAGCTTGAGGACAAAATGAAG GGTACTGTTGTGGAGGGAACAATACAAATGTTGTTCGAAGGACATCACATGAACTATATTGAATGTGTCAATGTGGACTACAAGTCAACTAGGAAGGAATCGTATTATG ATCTTCAGCTAGATGTCAAAGGCTGTAAGGATGTGTACGCTTCTTTTGACAAGTACGTGGAAGTTGAACGTCTTGAAGGTGATAATAAATACCATGCTGAGGAACATGGTTTACAG gaCGCTAAGAAAGGTGTTCTATTCCTTGACTTCCCTCCAGTCCTCCAACTTCAGCTAAAGAGGTTTGAGTATGATTTCATGCGTGACACTATGGTAAAG GTCAATGATCGTTATGAGTTTCCTCTCCAGCTGGATCTTGATAGAGACGATGGCAAATATTTAGCCCCTGGTGCAGATAGGAGTGTTCGAAACCTTTATACACTTCACAG TGTATTGGTGCATAGCGGAGGTGTTCACGGTGGGCATTATTATGCATATATTAGGCCAACCCTCTCAGACCAGTG GTTTAAGTTTGACGATGAGCGGGTCACAAAAGAGGATATTAAAAGGGCATTAGAAGAACAATATGGTGGTGAGGAAGAG CTTCCGCAAACAAACCCGGCGTTCAATAATACTGCTTTCAAGTTTACTAAATATTCAAATGCTTACATGCTTGTGTACATACGAGAAAGCGACAAGGACAAAGTAGTTTGTGATGTGGATGAGAAAGACATTGCTGAACACCTTAGG ACAAGATTGAAAAAGGagcaagaagaaaaggaagaaaagaggaagtACAAAGCACAGGCGCACCTTTATACCATTATCAAG GTTGCACGAGATGATGATCTTGCGGAACAGATAGGCCGCGACATTTATTTTGATCTTGTGGATCATGAAAAAGTGAGAAGTTTCCGCATTCAGAAGCAGATGCCTTTTAATCTTTTCAAG GAGGAAGTCGCCAAAGAATTTGGCATACCCGTTGAATTTCAACGCTATTGGATTTGGGCTAAAAGGCAGAATCACACATATCGTCCAAATCGGCCTTTAAGACCCGCTGAAGAAGCTCAACCT GTTGGCCAATTGAGAGAGGCATCCAAGGCCGGGAACAATGTTCCCGAATTGAAGTTGTTTTTGGATGTGGAGATTGGGCTG GATCTTCGCCCACTTCCTCCACCAGATAAAACAAAAGATGATATCTTGCTCTTTTTCAAGCTCTATGATCCTGAGAAGGAAGAGCTCCG ATATGTTGGAAGGCTGTTTGTTAAAAGTGCTGGTAAACCAGTTGAAATTTTGGCCAAGCTGAATGAAATGGCAGGTTTTGCACCTGAGGAAGAGATTGATGTGTTTGAG GAGATAAAGTTTGAACCTTGTGTCATGTGTGAACACCTTGATAAGAGACAATCATTCAGGCAGTCCCAG CTAGAAGATGGTGATATCATCTGTTTCCAGAAAGCGCTTCCTATTGACCATGAGGAACGATACCGGTATCCTGATGTGCCGTCATTCTTAGAGTATGTACACAATCGTCAG GTTGTGCACTTCCGATCCCTGGAGAAACCTAAAGAAGACGATTTCTGCTTAGAATT GTCAAAAATAAACACTTACGATGAAGTTGTTGAAAAAGTTGCAAAGCAACTTGGTCTGGACGATCCTTCAAAGATTAGGCTGACTTCTCACAACTGTTACTCCCAGCAGCCGAAACCACAGCCAATCAAATATAGAGGAGTTGACCATTTAACTGACATGTTGGCTCATTACCAGCAG AGCTCTGATATCTTGTATTATGAAGTTCTAGACATTCCGTTACCAGAACTGCAAGGGCTGAAAAACCTGAAAGTGGCATTTCATCATGCAACAAAAGAGGAG GTTGTAATTCATAATGTTAGATTGCCGAAGCAAAGTACTGTAGGAGATGTTATTAATGAGCTTAAGACAAAG GTGGAACTGTCACGTCCTGACGCGGAACTCAGATTACTTGAAGTTTTCTATCATAAGATTTACAAG ATATTCCCACCAAATGAAAAGATAGAAAATATAAATGATCAGTACTGGACCTTGCGTGCTGAAGAG ATCCCAGAAGAAGAGAAGAATCTTGAACCTCATGATCGCTTAATTCATGTTTACCATTTTACCAAAGATGCTGCTCAGAACCAGATG CAAGTGCAAAATTTTGGAGATCCCTTTTTCTTGGTAATTCATGAAGGTGAAACACTAGCTGAAATCAAAGTAAGAATACAGAAAAAGTTGCGTGTTCCTGATGAAGAATTCTCCAAG TGGAAATGTGCATTTTTGTCATTGGGCAGGCCTGAATATTTACAGGATACAGACATTGTATCCAGCCGTTTCCAG AGGAGAGATGTTTATGGTGCCTGGGAACAGTACCTTGGGTTAGAGCATACTGACACTACTCCAAAAAGGGCTTATACGGCAAATCAG AACCGCCACACATATGAGAAGCCAGTGAAAATTTATAACTGA
- the LOC141606719 gene encoding ubiquitin C-terminal hydrolase 12 isoform X2 produces the protein MTMVTQPPLDQEDEEMLVPHSDVVVEGPQPMEVAQADANNGTENQAIEEPPTSKFTWTIEHFTRINTKKHYSEAFVVGGYKWRILIFPKGNNVDYLSMYLDVADSQALPYGWSRYAAFSLTVVNQLHQKYSIRKETQHQFNSRENDWGFTSFMPLSELYDPSRGYLANDTVVIEAEVAVRRAMDYWSYDSKKETGCVGLKNQGATCYMNSLLQTLYHIPYFRKAVYHMPTTENDNPANSIPLALQSLFYKLQYNDTSVSTKGLTKSFGWDSYDSFMQHDVQELNRVLCEKLEDKMKGTVVEGTIQMLFEGHHMNYIECVNVDYKSTRKESYYDLQLDVKGCKDVYASFDKYVEVERLEGDNKYHAEEHGLQDAKKGVLFLDFPPVLQLQLKRFEYDFMRDTMVKVNDRYEFPLQLDLDRDDGKYLAPGADRSVRNLYTLHSVLVHSGGVHGGHYYAYIRPTLSDQWFKFDDERVTKEDIKRALEEQYGGEEELPQTNPAFNNTAFKFTKYSNAYMLVYIRESDKDKVVCDVDEKDIAEHLRTRLKKEQEEKEEKRKYKAQAHLYTIIKVARDDDLAEQIGRDIYFDLVDHEKVRSFRIQKQMPFNLFKEEVAKEFGIPVEFQRYWIWAKRQNHTYRPNRPLRPAEEAQPVGQLREASKAGNNVPELKLFLDVEIGLDLRPLPPPDKTKDDILLFFKLYDPEKEELRYVGRLFVKSAGKPVEILAKLNEMAGFAPEEEIDVFEEIKFEPCVMCEHLDKRQSFRQSQLEDGDIICFQKALPIDHEERYRYPDVPSFLEYVHNRQVVHFRSLEKPKEDDFCLELSKINTYDEVVEKVAKQLGLDDPSKIRLTSHNCYSQQPKPQPIKYRGVDHLTDMLAHYQQSSDILYYEVLDIPLPELQGLKNLKVAFHHATKEEVVIHNVRLPKQSTVGDVINELKTKVELSRPDAELRLLEVFYHKIYKIFPPNEKIENINDQYWTLRAEEIPEEEKNLEPHDRLIHVYHFTKDAAQNQMQVQNFGDPFFLVIHEGETLAEIKVRIQKKLRVPDEEFSKWKCAFLSLGRPEYLQDTDIVSSRFQRRDVYGAWEQYLGLEHTDTTPKRAYTANQNRHTYEKPVKIYN, from the exons ATGACTATGGTTACTCAACCTCCCTTAGAT CAGGAGGACGAGGAGATGCTTGTTCCTCATTCCGATGTCGttgtcgaaggacctcagccgaTGGAAG TGGCACAAGCAGATGCTAACAATGGTACTGAGAACCAGGCGATAGAGGAGCCCCCTACGTCAAAGTTCACATGGACTATAGAGCACTTTACTCGGATAAACACGAAGAAGCACTATTCagaggcttttgttgtcggtgGTTACAAATG GCGGATATTGATTTTCCCAAAGGGAAATAATGTAGACTACCTATCAATGTATCTTGATGTTGCGGATTCTCAAGCACTGCCATATGGCTGGAGTAGATATGCTGCCTTTAGCTTAACAGTGGTCAATCAACTTCATCAGAAGTACTCAATAAGAAAAG AGACACAACATCAATTCAATTCCCGAGAGAATGATTGGGGGTTTACATCATTTATGCCTCTAAGTGAGCTGTATGATCCTTCTAGAGGTTATTTGGCTAATGACACTGTAGTGATTGAAGCCGAGGTTGCTGTTCGTCGTGCCATGGATTATTGGTCATATGACTCGAAGAAGGAGACGGGTTGTGTTGGCCTTAAGAATCAAGGAGCAACATGCTACATGAATTCACTTCTGCAAACTCTTTACCATATTCCTTACTTTAGAAAG GCTGTGTATCATATGCCAACAACTGAGAATGATAACCCCGCTAACAGCATCCCATTGGCCTTGCAAAGTTTATTCTACAAGCTGCAATATAATGATACTAGTGTCTCAACCAAAGGGTTGACGAAGTCGTTTGGTTGGGACTCATACGATTCCTTCATGCAACATGACGTGCAAGAACTAAATAGAGTTCTCTGCGAGAAGCTTGAGGACAAAATGAAG GGTACTGTTGTGGAGGGAACAATACAAATGTTGTTCGAAGGACATCACATGAACTATATTGAATGTGTCAATGTGGACTACAAGTCAACTAGGAAGGAATCGTATTATG ATCTTCAGCTAGATGTCAAAGGCTGTAAGGATGTGTACGCTTCTTTTGACAAGTACGTGGAAGTTGAACGTCTTGAAGGTGATAATAAATACCATGCTGAGGAACATGGTTTACAG gaCGCTAAGAAAGGTGTTCTATTCCTTGACTTCCCTCCAGTCCTCCAACTTCAGCTAAAGAGGTTTGAGTATGATTTCATGCGTGACACTATGGTAAAG GTCAATGATCGTTATGAGTTTCCTCTCCAGCTGGATCTTGATAGAGACGATGGCAAATATTTAGCCCCTGGTGCAGATAGGAGTGTTCGAAACCTTTATACACTTCACAG TGTATTGGTGCATAGCGGAGGTGTTCACGGTGGGCATTATTATGCATATATTAGGCCAACCCTCTCAGACCAGTG GTTTAAGTTTGACGATGAGCGGGTCACAAAAGAGGATATTAAAAGGGCATTAGAAGAACAATATGGTGGTGAGGAAGAG CTTCCGCAAACAAACCCGGCGTTCAATAATACTGCTTTCAAGTTTACTAAATATTCAAATGCTTACATGCTTGTGTACATACGAGAAAGCGACAAGGACAAAGTAGTTTGTGATGTGGATGAGAAAGACATTGCTGAACACCTTAGG ACAAGATTGAAAAAGGagcaagaagaaaaggaagaaaagaggaagtACAAAGCACAGGCGCACCTTTATACCATTATCAAG GTTGCACGAGATGATGATCTTGCGGAACAGATAGGCCGCGACATTTATTTTGATCTTGTGGATCATGAAAAAGTGAGAAGTTTCCGCATTCAGAAGCAGATGCCTTTTAATCTTTTCAAG GAGGAAGTCGCCAAAGAATTTGGCATACCCGTTGAATTTCAACGCTATTGGATTTGGGCTAAAAGGCAGAATCACACATATCGTCCAAATCGGCCTTTAAGACCCGCTGAAGAAGCTCAACCT GTTGGCCAATTGAGAGAGGCATCCAAGGCCGGGAACAATGTTCCCGAATTGAAGTTGTTTTTGGATGTGGAGATTGGGCTG GATCTTCGCCCACTTCCTCCACCAGATAAAACAAAAGATGATATCTTGCTCTTTTTCAAGCTCTATGATCCTGAGAAGGAAGAGCTCCG ATATGTTGGAAGGCTGTTTGTTAAAAGTGCTGGTAAACCAGTTGAAATTTTGGCCAAGCTGAATGAAATGGCAGGTTTTGCACCTGAGGAAGAGATTGATGTGTTTGAG GAGATAAAGTTTGAACCTTGTGTCATGTGTGAACACCTTGATAAGAGACAATCATTCAGGCAGTCCCAG CTAGAAGATGGTGATATCATCTGTTTCCAGAAAGCGCTTCCTATTGACCATGAGGAACGATACCGGTATCCTGATGTGCCGTCATTCTTAGAGTATGTACACAATCGTCAG GTTGTGCACTTCCGATCCCTGGAGAAACCTAAAGAAGACGATTTCTGCTTAGAATT GTCAAAAATAAACACTTACGATGAAGTTGTTGAAAAAGTTGCAAAGCAACTTGGTCTGGACGATCCTTCAAAGATTAGGCTGACTTCTCACAACTGTTACTCCCAGCAGCCGAAACCACAGCCAATCAAATATAGAGGAGTTGACCATTTAACTGACATGTTGGCTCATTACCAGCAG AGCTCTGATATCTTGTATTATGAAGTTCTAGACATTCCGTTACCAGAACTGCAAGGGCTGAAAAACCTGAAAGTGGCATTTCATCATGCAACAAAAGAGGAG GTTGTAATTCATAATGTTAGATTGCCGAAGCAAAGTACTGTAGGAGATGTTATTAATGAGCTTAAGACAAAG GTGGAACTGTCACGTCCTGACGCGGAACTCAGATTACTTGAAGTTTTCTATCATAAGATTTACAAG ATATTCCCACCAAATGAAAAGATAGAAAATATAAATGATCAGTACTGGACCTTGCGTGCTGAAGAG ATCCCAGAAGAAGAGAAGAATCTTGAACCTCATGATCGCTTAATTCATGTTTACCATTTTACCAAAGATGCTGCTCAGAACCAGATG CAAGTGCAAAATTTTGGAGATCCCTTTTTCTTGGTAATTCATGAAGGTGAAACACTAGCTGAAATCAAAGTAAGAATACAGAAAAAGTTGCGTGTTCCTGATGAAGAATTCTCCAAG TGGAAATGTGCATTTTTGTCATTGGGCAGGCCTGAATATTTACAGGATACAGACATTGTATCCAGCCGTTTCCAG AGGAGAGATGTTTATGGTGCCTGGGAACAGTACCTTGGGTTAGAGCATACTGACACTACTCCAAAAAGGGCTTATACGGCAAATCAG AACCGCCACACATATGAGAAGCCAGTGAAAATTTATAACTGA
- the LOC141606719 gene encoding ubiquitin C-terminal hydrolase 12 isoform X1: MTMVTQPPLDQEDEEMLVPHSDVVVEGPQPMEVAQADANNGTENQAIEEPPTSKFTWTIEHFTRINTKKHYSEAFVVGGYKWRILIFPKGNNVDYLSMYLDVADSQALPYGWSRYAAFSLTVVNQLHQKYSIRKETQHQFNSRENDWGFTSFMPLSELYDPSRGYLANDTVVIEAEVAVRRAMDYWSYDSKKETGCVGLKNQGATCYMNSLLQTLYHIPYFRKAVYHMPTTENDNPANSIPLALQSLFYKLQYNDTSVSTKGLTKSFGWDSYDSFMQHDVQELNRVLCEKLEDKMKGTVVEGTIQMLFEGHHMNYIECVNVDYKSTRKESYYDLQLDVKGCKDVYASFDKYVEVERLEGDNKYHAEEHGLQDAKKGVLFLDFPPVLQLQLKRFEYDFMRDTMVKVNDRYEFPLQLDLDRDDGKYLAPGADRSVRNLYTLHSVLVHSGGVHGGHYYAYIRPTLSDQWFKFDDERVTKEDIKRALEEQYGGEEELPQTNPAFNNTAFKFTKYSNAYMLVYIRESDKDKVVCDVDEKDIAEHLRTRLKKEQEEKEEKRKYKAQAHLYTIIKVARDDDLAEQIGRDIYFDLVDHEKVRSFRIQKQMPFNLFKEEVAKEFGIPVEFQRYWIWAKRQNHTYRPNRPLRPAEEAQPVSTLSYFKVGQLREASKAGNNVPELKLFLDVEIGLDLRPLPPPDKTKDDILLFFKLYDPEKEELRYVGRLFVKSAGKPVEILAKLNEMAGFAPEEEIDVFEEIKFEPCVMCEHLDKRQSFRQSQLEDGDIICFQKALPIDHEERYRYPDVPSFLEYVHNRQVVHFRSLEKPKEDDFCLELSKINTYDEVVEKVAKQLGLDDPSKIRLTSHNCYSQQPKPQPIKYRGVDHLTDMLAHYQQSSDILYYEVLDIPLPELQGLKNLKVAFHHATKEEVVIHNVRLPKQSTVGDVINELKTKVELSRPDAELRLLEVFYHKIYKIFPPNEKIENINDQYWTLRAEEIPEEEKNLEPHDRLIHVYHFTKDAAQNQMQVQNFGDPFFLVIHEGETLAEIKVRIQKKLRVPDEEFSKWKCAFLSLGRPEYLQDTDIVSSRFQRRDVYGAWEQYLGLEHTDTTPKRAYTANQNRHTYEKPVKIYN, encoded by the exons ATGACTATGGTTACTCAACCTCCCTTAGAT CAGGAGGACGAGGAGATGCTTGTTCCTCATTCCGATGTCGttgtcgaaggacctcagccgaTGGAAG TGGCACAAGCAGATGCTAACAATGGTACTGAGAACCAGGCGATAGAGGAGCCCCCTACGTCAAAGTTCACATGGACTATAGAGCACTTTACTCGGATAAACACGAAGAAGCACTATTCagaggcttttgttgtcggtgGTTACAAATG GCGGATATTGATTTTCCCAAAGGGAAATAATGTAGACTACCTATCAATGTATCTTGATGTTGCGGATTCTCAAGCACTGCCATATGGCTGGAGTAGATATGCTGCCTTTAGCTTAACAGTGGTCAATCAACTTCATCAGAAGTACTCAATAAGAAAAG AGACACAACATCAATTCAATTCCCGAGAGAATGATTGGGGGTTTACATCATTTATGCCTCTAAGTGAGCTGTATGATCCTTCTAGAGGTTATTTGGCTAATGACACTGTAGTGATTGAAGCCGAGGTTGCTGTTCGTCGTGCCATGGATTATTGGTCATATGACTCGAAGAAGGAGACGGGTTGTGTTGGCCTTAAGAATCAAGGAGCAACATGCTACATGAATTCACTTCTGCAAACTCTTTACCATATTCCTTACTTTAGAAAG GCTGTGTATCATATGCCAACAACTGAGAATGATAACCCCGCTAACAGCATCCCATTGGCCTTGCAAAGTTTATTCTACAAGCTGCAATATAATGATACTAGTGTCTCAACCAAAGGGTTGACGAAGTCGTTTGGTTGGGACTCATACGATTCCTTCATGCAACATGACGTGCAAGAACTAAATAGAGTTCTCTGCGAGAAGCTTGAGGACAAAATGAAG GGTACTGTTGTGGAGGGAACAATACAAATGTTGTTCGAAGGACATCACATGAACTATATTGAATGTGTCAATGTGGACTACAAGTCAACTAGGAAGGAATCGTATTATG ATCTTCAGCTAGATGTCAAAGGCTGTAAGGATGTGTACGCTTCTTTTGACAAGTACGTGGAAGTTGAACGTCTTGAAGGTGATAATAAATACCATGCTGAGGAACATGGTTTACAG gaCGCTAAGAAAGGTGTTCTATTCCTTGACTTCCCTCCAGTCCTCCAACTTCAGCTAAAGAGGTTTGAGTATGATTTCATGCGTGACACTATGGTAAAG GTCAATGATCGTTATGAGTTTCCTCTCCAGCTGGATCTTGATAGAGACGATGGCAAATATTTAGCCCCTGGTGCAGATAGGAGTGTTCGAAACCTTTATACACTTCACAG TGTATTGGTGCATAGCGGAGGTGTTCACGGTGGGCATTATTATGCATATATTAGGCCAACCCTCTCAGACCAGTG GTTTAAGTTTGACGATGAGCGGGTCACAAAAGAGGATATTAAAAGGGCATTAGAAGAACAATATGGTGGTGAGGAAGAG CTTCCGCAAACAAACCCGGCGTTCAATAATACTGCTTTCAAGTTTACTAAATATTCAAATGCTTACATGCTTGTGTACATACGAGAAAGCGACAAGGACAAAGTAGTTTGTGATGTGGATGAGAAAGACATTGCTGAACACCTTAGG ACAAGATTGAAAAAGGagcaagaagaaaaggaagaaaagaggaagtACAAAGCACAGGCGCACCTTTATACCATTATCAAG GTTGCACGAGATGATGATCTTGCGGAACAGATAGGCCGCGACATTTATTTTGATCTTGTGGATCATGAAAAAGTGAGAAGTTTCCGCATTCAGAAGCAGATGCCTTTTAATCTTTTCAAG GAGGAAGTCGCCAAAGAATTTGGCATACCCGTTGAATTTCAACGCTATTGGATTTGGGCTAAAAGGCAGAATCACACATATCGTCCAAATCGGCCTTTAAGACCCGCTGAAGAAGCTCAACCTGTGAGCACACTTTCCTATTTTAAG GTTGGCCAATTGAGAGAGGCATCCAAGGCCGGGAACAATGTTCCCGAATTGAAGTTGTTTTTGGATGTGGAGATTGGGCTG GATCTTCGCCCACTTCCTCCACCAGATAAAACAAAAGATGATATCTTGCTCTTTTTCAAGCTCTATGATCCTGAGAAGGAAGAGCTCCG ATATGTTGGAAGGCTGTTTGTTAAAAGTGCTGGTAAACCAGTTGAAATTTTGGCCAAGCTGAATGAAATGGCAGGTTTTGCACCTGAGGAAGAGATTGATGTGTTTGAG GAGATAAAGTTTGAACCTTGTGTCATGTGTGAACACCTTGATAAGAGACAATCATTCAGGCAGTCCCAG CTAGAAGATGGTGATATCATCTGTTTCCAGAAAGCGCTTCCTATTGACCATGAGGAACGATACCGGTATCCTGATGTGCCGTCATTCTTAGAGTATGTACACAATCGTCAG GTTGTGCACTTCCGATCCCTGGAGAAACCTAAAGAAGACGATTTCTGCTTAGAATT GTCAAAAATAAACACTTACGATGAAGTTGTTGAAAAAGTTGCAAAGCAACTTGGTCTGGACGATCCTTCAAAGATTAGGCTGACTTCTCACAACTGTTACTCCCAGCAGCCGAAACCACAGCCAATCAAATATAGAGGAGTTGACCATTTAACTGACATGTTGGCTCATTACCAGCAG AGCTCTGATATCTTGTATTATGAAGTTCTAGACATTCCGTTACCAGAACTGCAAGGGCTGAAAAACCTGAAAGTGGCATTTCATCATGCAACAAAAGAGGAG GTTGTAATTCATAATGTTAGATTGCCGAAGCAAAGTACTGTAGGAGATGTTATTAATGAGCTTAAGACAAAG GTGGAACTGTCACGTCCTGACGCGGAACTCAGATTACTTGAAGTTTTCTATCATAAGATTTACAAG ATATTCCCACCAAATGAAAAGATAGAAAATATAAATGATCAGTACTGGACCTTGCGTGCTGAAGAG ATCCCAGAAGAAGAGAAGAATCTTGAACCTCATGATCGCTTAATTCATGTTTACCATTTTACCAAAGATGCTGCTCAGAACCAGATG CAAGTGCAAAATTTTGGAGATCCCTTTTTCTTGGTAATTCATGAAGGTGAAACACTAGCTGAAATCAAAGTAAGAATACAGAAAAAGTTGCGTGTTCCTGATGAAGAATTCTCCAAG TGGAAATGTGCATTTTTGTCATTGGGCAGGCCTGAATATTTACAGGATACAGACATTGTATCCAGCCGTTTCCAG AGGAGAGATGTTTATGGTGCCTGGGAACAGTACCTTGGGTTAGAGCATACTGACACTACTCCAAAAAGGGCTTATACGGCAAATCAG AACCGCCACACATATGAGAAGCCAGTGAAAATTTATAACTGA